From Microbacterium sp. LWH11-1.2, one genomic window encodes:
- a CDS encoding response regulator, translating to MIRTLIVDDDALTLELHRDYLARLDGFEASGECSGARAAVSAVLDRRGADAFDLVLLDITMPDGSGIDVLRALRARAASVDVIAITGVRDAETVRQMAALGVFQYLVKPFPFAVFKERMEQYRSYRAQARTTDGEATQAEIDALLGRATGTIPLPKGLSVGSLDRVTAALRSSGPLSASEAAEHLGMSRVAVRRYLEHLAAEGVLSRTARYGARGRPETEYRWNRGGDDA from the coding sequence ATGATCCGGACGCTCATCGTCGACGACGACGCTCTGACCCTCGAACTCCATCGCGACTACCTCGCACGCCTCGACGGGTTCGAGGCCTCCGGAGAGTGCAGCGGAGCACGTGCGGCGGTGAGCGCGGTGCTGGATCGCCGAGGCGCGGACGCCTTCGACCTCGTCCTGCTCGACATCACGATGCCGGACGGCTCCGGCATCGACGTCCTGCGCGCCCTCCGCGCCAGGGCGGCCTCCGTCGACGTGATCGCGATCACCGGAGTGCGCGACGCCGAGACCGTCCGGCAGATGGCGGCACTGGGCGTCTTCCAGTACCTCGTGAAGCCCTTCCCCTTCGCCGTGTTCAAGGAGCGGATGGAGCAGTACCGGTCGTACCGCGCTCAGGCCCGCACCACCGACGGTGAGGCGACGCAGGCCGAGATCGACGCTCTGCTCGGCCGCGCGACCGGCACGATCCCGCTGCCGAAGGGCTTGTCGGTGGGCTCTCTGGACCGCGTGACCGCTGCACTGCGCTCGTCGGGCCCGCTGTCGGCGAGCGAGGCGGCCGAGCACCTCGGCATGTCCCGCGTGGCCGTGCGACGCTACCTCGAGCACCTGGCCGCCGAGGGTGTGCTCAGCCGCACGGCGCGGTACGGCGCGCGCGGTCGCCCCGAGACCGAGTACCGCTGGAACCGGGGCGGCGACGACGCCTGA
- a CDS encoding cation:dicarboxylase symporter family transporter, which yields MAITTGFRLPGFNSRRGKQAWDRHTWLYVAVIIAVVLGALVGLIWPEVGQGFEALGKGFVALIKMMIAPIIFCTIVVGVGSIAKAATVGKIGGLALLYFMIMSTFALAIGLVVGNLIHPGSGLDMAASSYEAEGEAKTTQEFILAIIPATFFSAFTGESVLQVLFIALLVGFALQGLGDRGAPIMEAVKQLQKLVFRILGMILWLAPIGAFGAIAAVVGKTGISAIWSLGILMVAFYITCILFIVVVLGTLLWAVTRVNIFSLMKYLAREYLLIVGTSSSESALPRLIAKMEHVGVSKPVVGITVPTGYSFNLDGTAIYLTMASLFIATGMGQPMSIGEQIGLLVFMIIASKGAAGVTGAGLATLAGGLQAYRPDLVDGVGVIVGIDRFMSEGRALTNFTGNAVATLLIGTWTKQIDRDRTRRVLSGELPFDESMMDGVDGHGMSDAPQAVGVQGLSDSAVSEMAAKEQRARDRAAQR from the coding sequence ATGGCCATCACAACGGGGTTCCGTCTGCCGGGGTTCAACTCGCGGCGCGGCAAGCAGGCCTGGGATCGGCACACGTGGCTGTACGTGGCGGTGATCATCGCGGTCGTGCTCGGCGCACTCGTCGGCCTCATCTGGCCCGAGGTCGGGCAGGGGTTCGAGGCTCTCGGCAAGGGGTTCGTGGCGCTGATCAAGATGATGATCGCGCCGATCATCTTCTGCACGATCGTCGTCGGGGTCGGATCCATCGCGAAGGCTGCGACGGTCGGGAAGATCGGCGGTCTGGCGCTGCTGTACTTCATGATCATGTCGACGTTCGCGCTCGCGATCGGCCTCGTCGTCGGCAACCTCATCCACCCGGGATCCGGGCTCGACATGGCGGCCTCCTCGTATGAGGCCGAGGGCGAGGCGAAGACCACGCAGGAGTTCATCCTCGCCATCATCCCGGCCACGTTCTTCTCCGCGTTCACGGGTGAGAGCGTGCTGCAGGTGCTGTTCATCGCCCTGCTCGTCGGCTTCGCCCTGCAGGGGCTGGGCGATCGCGGTGCCCCGATCATGGAGGCGGTCAAGCAGCTGCAGAAGCTCGTGTTCCGCATCCTCGGCATGATCCTGTGGCTCGCGCCGATCGGCGCGTTCGGCGCGATCGCGGCCGTGGTCGGCAAGACCGGGATCTCCGCGATCTGGAGCCTCGGCATCCTGATGGTCGCCTTCTACATCACGTGCATCCTGTTCATCGTGGTGGTGCTCGGCACGCTGCTGTGGGCGGTGACGCGGGTCAACATCTTCTCGCTCATGAAGTACCTGGCGCGCGAGTATCTGCTGATCGTCGGCACCTCGTCCTCGGAGTCGGCGCTGCCGCGTCTGATCGCGAAGATGGAGCACGTCGGCGTCTCGAAGCCGGTGGTGGGCATCACCGTCCCGACCGGATACTCGTTCAACCTCGACGGCACGGCGATCTACCTGACGATGGCTTCTCTGTTCATCGCGACGGGCATGGGCCAGCCGATGTCGATCGGCGAGCAGATCGGCCTCCTCGTCTTCATGATCATCGCGAGCAAGGGCGCGGCGGGCGTCACCGGCGCCGGTCTCGCCACGCTGGCGGGCGGGCTGCAGGCCTACCGCCCGGACCTCGTCGACGGCGTCGGGGTGATCGTCGGCATCGACCGCTTCATGTCGGAGGGGCGCGCCCTGACGAACTTCACGGGCAACGCGGTGGCCACTCTCCTCATCGGCACGTGGACCAAGCAGATCGACCGCGACCGCACCCGCCGGGTGCTCAGCGGGGAGCTGCCGTTCGACGAGTCCATGATGGACGGCGTCGACGGGCACGGGATGTCGGATGCTCCGCAGGCCGTCGGGGTGCAGGGGCTCAGCGACTCGGCCGTGTCGGAGATGGCGGCGAAGGAGCAGCGGGCCAGGGACCGTGCCGCACAGCGCTGA
- a CDS encoding ATP-binding protein has protein sequence MAHASDGRSTASRVFVVLLGVAVVIGVLVAVFLVVEAQRAIRAEAERVTAATAVSLAAAPDVVSALGAGDDDAATRLLEPYAMTVVEDAGLDFITVMTADGVRVTHPDLAQIGGRYLGTIPSTPRTLTEEFTGTLGPSVRTIVPVLDPDGTLIGWVAAGVTTEAISDTLIRRLPLTLGITLGLVALGACGALIARRVTRRIAGDLPPGQLRDAVSSYESIRTLGEALRAQTHEHGNRMHTAVALLELGRSDEAIEILTETSRQSQSLVDQVTARRQGDPAVGALLLGKASQAKERGIDWRVRIDPETPRSPLSTVDSVSVLGNLVDNAMDAAAESDDRWVGVSLSPAADGGIVLEVSDSGPGVPSDRREQIFQQGYSTKPADAQGRGIGLALVRSVVTGVGGTVTLEGDPTTFRVILPAAGARRRRS, from the coding sequence ATGGCACACGCCTCTGACGGCCGCAGCACCGCGTCGCGCGTGTTCGTCGTGCTCCTCGGGGTCGCGGTCGTCATCGGCGTGCTCGTCGCCGTCTTCCTCGTCGTGGAGGCGCAGCGAGCCATCCGCGCCGAGGCGGAGCGGGTGACGGCCGCCACCGCCGTCTCTCTCGCGGCCGCGCCGGACGTCGTCTCCGCACTGGGTGCCGGAGACGACGACGCCGCGACACGCCTGCTCGAGCCTTATGCGATGACGGTCGTGGAGGACGCCGGCCTCGACTTCATCACCGTCATGACCGCGGATGGCGTGCGCGTCACCCACCCCGACCTCGCACAGATCGGCGGGCGCTATCTCGGCACCATCCCCTCGACCCCTCGGACCCTCACCGAGGAGTTCACCGGCACCCTCGGGCCGTCCGTCCGCACGATCGTGCCGGTCCTGGACCCCGACGGCACACTGATCGGCTGGGTGGCGGCGGGAGTGACGACCGAGGCGATCTCCGACACGCTCATCCGCCGTCTCCCCCTCACGCTCGGGATCACCCTGGGGCTCGTGGCGCTCGGCGCGTGCGGCGCCCTGATCGCTCGCCGCGTCACTCGACGCATCGCCGGAGACCTCCCGCCCGGCCAGCTGCGCGACGCGGTGTCGTCCTACGAGTCCATCCGCACCCTCGGCGAGGCGCTGCGCGCGCAGACCCACGAGCACGGGAATCGTATGCACACCGCGGTCGCTCTGCTCGAGCTCGGTCGCAGCGACGAGGCGATCGAGATCCTCACCGAGACCTCACGCCAGAGCCAGTCCCTCGTCGACCAGGTCACGGCCCGGCGCCAGGGCGACCCCGCGGTCGGCGCCCTGCTGCTGGGGAAGGCATCGCAGGCGAAGGAGCGCGGCATCGACTGGCGGGTGCGGATCGACCCGGAGACCCCGCGCTCGCCGCTGTCGACGGTCGACAGCGTTTCGGTGCTCGGCAACCTCGTCGACAACGCGATGGATGCCGCGGCGGAGTCCGACGACCGCTGGGTGGGCGTCTCCCTCTCGCCGGCCGCGGATGGCGGGATCGTGCTCGAGGTCTCGGACAGCGGACCGGGTGTCCCGAGCGACCGACGTGAGCAGATCTTCCAGCAGGGCTACTCCACCAAGCCCGCCGATGCGCAGGGCCGCGGCATCGGTCTGGCGCTCGTGCGATCGGTCGTCACGGGCGTCGGCGGCACGGTGACCCTGGAGGGCGATCCCACGACGTTCCGCGTCATCCTGCCCGCAGCGGGAGCGCGGAGGCGCCGATCATGA